One part of the Bacteroidia bacterium genome encodes these proteins:
- a CDS encoding SufS family cysteine desulfurase gives MRSVTDIRGDFPIFSQHPELVYLDSAATSHKPESVIAGITNFYRSENSNIHRGIYDLAAQTSAKYEAVRQKVASLIGADSEKEIVYTSGTTDSINLVAHGFLAQRLNPGDEVLISAMEHHANLIPWQMVCKWRGAKLRIIPLNAKGEIDIKTFQGMLSDRVKMLAVVHISNSLGSINPVEEMISEAHKYDIPVLLDGAQSIAHVPVDVKALDCDFLAFSGHKMFGPTGIGVLYGKAAYLEEMQPVRFGGDMIRLVSYEDTTFAPAPQKFEAGTTNIAGVIGLGYAVDYLAAFDRGEIHKRMKELRAYALDKLREVPEIRIIGQSDHCSGIVSFMLGNVHPHDVATFLGAEQIAVRAGHHCTQPLMDLLEIPATTRASFSIYSQEEEIDRLAAELKNIHRFFS, from the coding sequence ATGCGGTCCGTTACAGATATTCGAGGAGACTTTCCGATTTTTAGCCAGCATCCCGAGCTGGTGTATCTGGATAGTGCGGCTACCAGCCATAAACCTGAGTCCGTTATTGCCGGGATTACCAACTTCTATCGATCTGAGAATTCTAATATCCATAGAGGCATATATGATTTGGCAGCTCAAACTAGTGCCAAATATGAGGCCGTTAGGCAAAAAGTCGCTTCCCTGATTGGGGCGGATTCGGAAAAAGAAATCGTGTACACAAGTGGCACTACGGATAGCATCAACCTGGTCGCGCATGGATTTTTAGCTCAAAGACTCAATCCCGGTGATGAAGTATTGATCTCCGCTATGGAGCATCATGCCAACCTTATTCCCTGGCAAATGGTCTGCAAATGGAGAGGTGCAAAGCTTCGCATCATTCCCCTAAACGCAAAAGGAGAAATTGATATTAAGACTTTTCAGGGAATGCTAAGCGATCGGGTGAAAATGCTGGCGGTGGTGCATATCTCCAATAGCCTGGGAAGTATCAATCCGGTAGAGGAAATGATAAGCGAAGCGCATAAGTATGATATTCCCGTTCTTCTTGATGGCGCTCAGAGTATTGCCCATGTGCCGGTAGATGTAAAAGCTTTGGATTGTGATTTTCTGGCGTTCTCCGGACATAAGATGTTTGGACCTACGGGTATAGGTGTTTTATATGGCAAAGCGGCTTATCTGGAAGAAATGCAGCCTGTACGCTTTGGAGGGGATATGATTCGTCTGGTGAGTTATGAGGATACGACTTTTGCTCCTGCGCCTCAGAAATTTGAAGCTGGCACTACGAATATTGCCGGTGTAATTGGATTAGGTTATGCAGTAGATTATTTGGCTGCTTTTGATCGAGGGGAAATTCATAAACGAATGAAAGAACTGCGAGCTTATGCCCTGGATAAGCTGAGGGAGGTCCCAGAGATTAGAATTATCGGACAATCAGATCATTGTAGTGGGATAGTCTCTTTTATGTTGGGGAATGTACATCCGCATGATGTAGCTACTTTTTTAGGAGCTGAACAAATAGCTGTGCGGGCAGGCCATCATTGTACGCAGCCTTTGATGGATTTATTGGAAATACCTGCTACGACTCGGGCATCTTTTAGTATATATAGCCAGGAAGAAGAAATAGACCGCCTTGCTGCTGAACTCAAAAATATTCATCGCTTTTTCTCATGA
- a CDS encoding RNA polymerase sigma factor yields the protein MKIQELTTTFEESKGQLKSYLLRMTASVQDSEDILQDTFIKASEKIDSFRGDSSMKTWIFSIASNLARDLLRAKKRWPENVGDICKEAAMSNREFFQEAMNIRMTSPQGQFEIKEHITFCFTCIGKSLMLEQQICLLLKEVYNFTVKEIAQIMDRTDALVKYHLHQARTKMLEIFDRRCSLINQEGICHQCTELNGIFNPKQNSQEELVKIKMYKEAQKKTKDELFDLRMQIVQGIDPFTSDAAELQLHHLEHNRKVMENLLEKSD from the coding sequence ATGAAAATTCAGGAACTGACTACCACTTTCGAAGAAAGTAAAGGTCAACTCAAATCATACCTCCTCCGAATGACTGCTTCTGTGCAGGATTCGGAGGATATTCTTCAGGATACTTTTATAAAGGCTTCTGAAAAGATTGATAGTTTTCGGGGAGACTCTTCCATGAAAACCTGGATATTTAGCATAGCTTCTAATTTGGCCCGCGATCTTCTTCGAGCTAAGAAAAGATGGCCGGAAAATGTAGGAGATATCTGCAAAGAAGCTGCCATGTCCAATCGGGAGTTCTTTCAGGAGGCCATGAATATCCGGATGACCTCTCCCCAAGGGCAATTTGAAATCAAGGAGCATATTACCTTCTGTTTTACCTGCATAGGGAAGTCGCTGATGTTGGAACAGCAGATTTGTTTATTGCTAAAGGAAGTTTACAACTTCACGGTGAAAGAGATTGCCCAGATCATGGATAGGACTGATGCCCTTGTCAAATACCATTTACATCAGGCACGTACCAAAATGCTCGAGATTTTTGATCGTCGCTGCTCCCTGATAAATCAGGAAGGCATCTGTCATCAATGTACCGAGCTCAATGGCATCTTTAATCCCAAACAAAATAGCCAGGAGGAACTGGTAAAGATTAAGATGTACAAAGAGGCACAAAAGAAAACAAAAGACGAATTATTCGACCTTCGCATGCAGATCGTACAGGGAATTGACCCCTTTACCTCTGATGCGGCCGAACTGCAACTCCATCATTTAGAGCACAATAGAAAGGTCATGGAAAATTTATTAGAAAAAAGTGATTGA
- a CDS encoding molybdopterin molybdotransferase MoeA, translating to MIAVEEALRLISENTFDFGTEEVHLDNSLGRILREDFYADRDFPPYNRVTMDGIAIAHASFASGQRNFNIEGVAAAGSPQQRLSDPTNCLEVMTGAILPAGCDTVIRYEDLAEGDGQVRIQLDSMIHGQNVHNKGEDRAQGSVIVKKGKKISSAEIGVGATIGKVQVKVSSLPKTLIISTGDELVEIQESPLPHQIRRSNIHRLKSTLRNYGIEADSHHFDDDFEEIKNKLQRMIEEYDVILLSGGVSKGKFDYLPEALEAVGVQKLYHKIQQRPGKPMWFGRAPKDTFVFALPGNPVSSFLCMHRYFLTWLRESLQLQAADIPQAALAAPIHFKPNLTYFAQVKLSYTPEGKVLAHPVEGNGSGDLANLVDADAFIQLPQGKDVYEAGEVYALLFYR from the coding sequence ATGATAGCTGTAGAAGAAGCCCTCCGATTAATCTCCGAAAATACCTTCGACTTTGGAACCGAAGAAGTTCATCTCGATAATAGTTTGGGAAGAATCCTCCGAGAAGATTTTTATGCCGATAGGGATTTCCCTCCCTATAATCGGGTAACCATGGATGGAATAGCCATTGCCCATGCAAGCTTTGCTTCCGGACAAAGGAATTTCAACATAGAAGGCGTAGCGGCGGCAGGCTCTCCCCAGCAAAGACTTTCTGATCCAACCAACTGTCTGGAAGTAATGACAGGAGCCATATTACCTGCGGGCTGCGATACTGTGATCCGATATGAGGATTTAGCGGAAGGTGATGGGCAAGTGAGGATTCAATTGGATAGCATGATCCATGGTCAGAATGTTCACAATAAAGGAGAAGATAGGGCTCAGGGTTCCGTCATTGTTAAAAAAGGGAAGAAAATATCTTCTGCAGAAATTGGAGTTGGAGCAACGATAGGGAAAGTGCAGGTCAAGGTGAGTTCTTTGCCCAAGACTCTGATCATCTCAACCGGCGACGAACTGGTGGAAATTCAGGAAAGTCCCCTCCCCCATCAAATTCGGCGGAGCAATATTCATCGACTCAAGTCCACCCTCAGGAATTACGGCATAGAAGCAGATAGTCATCATTTTGATGATGATTTCGAAGAGATCAAAAACAAACTTCAGCGTATGATTGAGGAGTATGACGTAATTCTCTTAAGTGGTGGAGTGAGTAAAGGAAAATTTGACTATCTGCCCGAAGCTTTGGAAGCCGTTGGCGTTCAAAAGCTGTATCATAAGATTCAGCAAAGACCAGGGAAACCAATGTGGTTTGGAAGAGCGCCCAAGGATACCTTTGTATTTGCGTTACCCGGAAATCCCGTTTCTTCTTTCCTCTGTATGCATCGATATTTTCTCACTTGGCTTAGAGAGTCTTTGCAATTGCAGGCAGCGGATATCCCCCAGGCAGCCTTAGCTGCTCCCATCCATTTCAAACCCAATCTCACCTATTTTGCACAGGTAAAACTATCTTATACGCCAGAAGGGAAGGTACTCGCCCATCCAGTAGAAGGTAATGGCTCTGGCGATCTGGCAAATCTGGTCGATGCAGATGCATTCATTCAGCTTCCACAAGGAAAGGATGTGTATGAAGCCGGAGAGGTGTATGCTTTGTTGTTTTATAGGTGA
- a CDS encoding adenylate/guanylate cyclase domain-containing protein yields the protein MNASQAIQMRRVWDITLVWLSIGLFVTIYDHFLLMSGISKGAIESYSFFRSLAFNCFAGLMGGFLGGIALTEINKHSRSRPYYKSILAAGGIFLLIVSCITLVTATFGTYFLSGNPFRNPVAQRYFFEQIMTTEHLKNVVFWGIVVVITQFTLQISDKFGPRNLQRMIIGKYHSPLKENRIFMFLDLKSSTTIAEKLGEEKYHEFLKEVFSDITDPILFSKAEIYQYVGDEVVVSWDMEREEEEKALCLSCFFNIREGLMEKKEAYEQAFGIFPEFKAGLHLGQVIAGEVGIIKREITYSGDVLNTAARIQSKCNALNSSLLISEKLKAYLSSNVEAWKLESRGSIYLKGKEKEMELYDVKQKVG from the coding sequence ATGAATGCTAGCCAGGCTATTCAAATGCGCCGGGTCTGGGACATTACCCTGGTTTGGCTGTCAATAGGCCTATTTGTTACTATTTACGACCATTTCCTCCTGATGAGCGGTATATCAAAAGGAGCTATTGAAAGCTATTCTTTCTTTAGAAGCCTTGCGTTTAATTGCTTTGCCGGTTTGATGGGCGGCTTTTTGGGAGGGATCGCTTTGACCGAGATAAATAAGCACTCGAGGAGCCGACCCTACTATAAGTCTATTTTGGCTGCTGGAGGCATCTTTCTGCTGATTGTAAGTTGTATAACCCTGGTAACGGCAACTTTTGGTACCTATTTCCTCTCAGGCAATCCTTTTAGAAATCCAGTTGCTCAACGGTATTTTTTCGAGCAAATCATGACAACCGAGCATCTCAAGAATGTGGTTTTTTGGGGAATAGTGGTTGTGATTACTCAATTTACCCTACAAATCAGCGATAAGTTTGGTCCTCGAAACCTCCAGCGAATGATTATTGGAAAGTATCATTCGCCCCTGAAAGAAAATCGAATCTTCATGTTTCTGGATTTGAAATCCTCAACAACGATAGCCGAGAAATTGGGAGAGGAAAAGTACCATGAGTTTTTGAAAGAAGTCTTCAGCGATATTACCGATCCGATCCTGTTCTCCAAAGCTGAGATTTATCAATATGTAGGAGATGAGGTGGTAGTTTCCTGGGATATGGAAAGAGAGGAGGAGGAAAAAGCCCTTTGCCTATCTTGCTTTTTTAACATCAGGGAAGGCTTGATGGAGAAAAAAGAAGCCTATGAACAGGCTTTTGGTATTTTTCCGGAGTTTAAAGCAGGTCTTCATTTGGGACAGGTAATTGCCGGGGAGGTGGGCATCATAAAAAGAGAAATTACCTATTCGGGAGATGTGCTAAATACGGCTGCCCGTATCCAGTCGAAGTGCAATGCGCTGAATTCCAGCCTGCTTATCTCTGAGAAACTGAAAGCATATTTGAGTAGCAATGTGGAAGCCTGGAAATTGGAATCACGAGGTTCTATTTACCTGAAAGGGAAAGAGAAAGAAATGGAACTCTATGATGTGAAACAGAAGGTCGGATAA
- a CDS encoding serine hydrolase domain-containing protein: MNTYLKYFSSLCIVFLFVLATGQAQDSYMSSPEEVGMSAERLGRIGSHFQSYLDENKFAGMQTLVARKGKIIHFESMGFADKESGKKMDESSIFRIYSMSKPITSVAIMMLYEEGKLQLDDPVHKYIPSFKKMKAVVKDDKSGETEAVKKPMRIVDLLTHTSGLGYGWGKGTYVDSMYRATGFWFEQSMMGFADKVATMPLYFQPGTGWRYGISTDILGIIVEVASGQSFDVYLKEHVFSPLGMDDTFFEVPQEKVDRFTTCYKPKMMGGIDVQDHPSKSRFAKTVTMFSGGGGLLSTSEDYFKFCQMLLNGGELNGKRLLSPKSIELMTQVHTEGIEHAGGPVVHPTDAFGFGLGFSVTKNLAATNNLGSKGTYGWGGAAGTYFRIDPKEDLIIIQMIQLMPYAHLNHQREFHSLVYQAILE, encoded by the coding sequence ATGAATACCTACCTGAAATATTTCAGTTCCCTCTGTATTGTCTTTTTGTTTGTGCTAGCCACCGGGCAGGCGCAAGACAGCTATATGAGTAGCCCCGAAGAAGTGGGCATGTCTGCGGAAAGGCTAGGCCGGATCGGTAGCCATTTCCAATCTTACCTGGACGAAAATAAGTTTGCAGGTATGCAAACCCTCGTAGCCCGAAAAGGCAAGATCATTCATTTTGAATCTATGGGTTTTGCTGATAAGGAGAGTGGGAAGAAAATGGATGAATCCTCCATTTTTCGGATATATTCTATGAGTAAACCGATTACTTCTGTCGCGATCATGATGCTTTATGAAGAAGGAAAACTGCAGCTGGATGATCCGGTTCATAAATACATCCCTTCCTTTAAGAAAATGAAAGCAGTGGTAAAGGATGACAAAAGTGGCGAAACGGAGGCTGTAAAGAAACCTATGAGAATTGTGGATCTGCTTACCCATACTTCCGGTTTAGGATATGGCTGGGGAAAGGGAACCTATGTAGATTCAATGTATCGTGCTACTGGATTCTGGTTTGAACAATCCATGATGGGATTTGCGGATAAGGTGGCAACTATGCCTTTGTACTTTCAACCCGGAACAGGCTGGAGATATGGAATCTCAACAGATATTTTAGGGATCATTGTAGAGGTAGCTTCCGGCCAATCTTTTGATGTTTACCTGAAAGAACATGTCTTTTCCCCTCTGGGAATGGATGATACCTTCTTTGAAGTTCCACAGGAAAAAGTGGATCGTTTTACAACCTGTTACAAACCCAAAATGATGGGTGGTATTGATGTACAGGATCATCCTTCCAAAAGTCGCTTCGCCAAAACAGTTACAATGTTTAGCGGTGGGGGTGGCCTACTCTCAACTTCTGAAGATTATTTCAAATTCTGCCAGATGTTGTTAAATGGGGGAGAATTGAATGGAAAGAGACTTTTAAGTCCTAAAAGTATTGAATTAATGACTCAGGTACATACGGAAGGAATAGAACATGCCGGTGGACCGGTGGTTCATCCAACCGATGCCTTTGGTTTTGGACTGGGATTCTCAGTTACCAAAAACCTGGCTGCCACCAATAATCTGGGTTCTAAGGGAACTTATGGATGGGGAGGTGCAGCCGGAACCTATTTCCGCATCGATCCTAAAGAAGATCTCATCATCATTCAGATGATACAGTTGATGCCTTATGCGCATCTCAATCACCAAAGAGAATTCCATTCGCTGGTTTATCAGGCAATCCTTGAATAG
- a CDS encoding translation initiation factor gives MAKKRNKKSGIVFSTDPDYEYGYDEGYVEETLPPQQQDLRISRQRLKGNKMVTKIYQFVGTDDDLKDLGKTLKQKCGCGGSVKGGEILLQGDFVDKVKNELSKMGYKSKQSGG, from the coding sequence ATGGCAAAGAAAAGAAATAAAAAATCCGGCATCGTTTTCTCTACAGACCCGGATTACGAATATGGATATGATGAAGGGTATGTAGAAGAAACCCTGCCTCCCCAGCAACAGGATTTGCGGATCAGTCGCCAACGTCTTAAAGGGAATAAAATGGTCACCAAAATCTACCAATTTGTAGGAACGGATGATGACCTAAAGGATTTGGGGAAAACCCTCAAGCAGAAATGCGGGTGTGGAGGTTCGGTAAAAGGGGGCGAAATTTTGCTGCAAGGAGATTTTGTAGACAAAGTAAAAAACGAGCTCAGCAAGATGGGCTACAAAAGCAAGCAGTCCGGAGGATAA
- a CDS encoding T9SS type A sorting domain-containing protein — protein sequence MKKLLLILFCISFVFPLLGQTPTYNRDIAPIVYNHCTFCHRPGEIGPMALTNYAEVSTWASTIKYVTAEKIMPPWKADPEYNSFLGENFLTDDEISLIAQWADGGTPEGDPADFTDPPTYPSGSALGTPDVVFSFAEAYKHNGNNEDGYRVFVLPTNFSEDKEVAAVELRPGNRKIVHHALISADTTGTGRANDAREAGYGYDGFGGFGVTGAIDNLYPSYVPGQIPRFYPEGTGQIIPRGADMLIQMHYAPSPIDEWDSSSVNIFFVDRPLERQIDYKILLPLPGTITNPPFFIPANQVKTFHGVWQAPRDLSLISISPHMHLLGQSWEIMAIDPQGDTTNLISIPQWDFNWQGTYSFDRLIKVEQGSSIHAYATYDNTSNNPENPNNPPQFSSWGERTEDEMYFLPIAYVDYEPGDENIVLSDDEDRLFVGSNRLFDIFPNPAKGEIQARFKLSQSNRVNMAIYNVKGQLMKEVQSNAPFGPGTHQMPVNTEHLIPGVYILKIDAKGFVDTQKFVIKP from the coding sequence ATGAAGAAGCTACTACTCATTCTTTTTTGTATCTCATTTGTCTTTCCTCTTCTGGGCCAAACTCCCACCTACAATCGAGATATAGCTCCCATTGTTTACAATCACTGTACCTTTTGCCATAGGCCGGGAGAGATAGGTCCCATGGCTTTGACAAACTATGCAGAAGTATCCACATGGGCCAGTACCATCAAATACGTTACGGCTGAAAAGATTATGCCTCCCTGGAAAGCAGATCCTGAGTACAATTCCTTTCTAGGTGAAAATTTCCTTACGGATGATGAAATTTCCCTCATCGCACAATGGGCAGATGGAGGTACGCCAGAGGGAGATCCTGCTGATTTTACCGACCCACCTACCTATCCTTCGGGTTCTGCTTTGGGTACTCCGGATGTAGTTTTCTCCTTTGCTGAAGCTTACAAACATAACGGCAATAATGAAGATGGTTATCGGGTATTTGTTTTGCCTACTAATTTCTCAGAGGATAAGGAAGTCGCAGCAGTGGAATTAAGACCCGGAAACCGAAAGATTGTTCACCATGCCCTGATTTCGGCCGATACAACGGGAACCGGCAGGGCCAATGATGCCAGAGAAGCCGGATATGGATATGATGGATTTGGAGGATTTGGCGTTACAGGTGCTATCGATAATTTATATCCGAGTTATGTGCCGGGACAAATTCCTAGATTCTATCCGGAAGGAACGGGACAGATCATTCCTCGAGGAGCAGATATGTTAATTCAAATGCATTATGCGCCTTCACCCATAGACGAATGGGATTCTTCCAGTGTAAATATCTTTTTCGTAGATCGACCTCTCGAACGCCAAATTGACTATAAGATTTTACTCCCTTTACCCGGAACTATCACTAATCCTCCTTTCTTTATTCCGGCCAACCAGGTGAAGACTTTTCACGGAGTATGGCAGGCCCCCAGAGATTTGAGCCTGATCAGTATTTCTCCGCATATGCATCTGCTGGGACAAAGTTGGGAGATCATGGCTATCGATCCGCAGGGCGATACCACCAATCTGATTTCCATTCCTCAATGGGACTTCAACTGGCAGGGAACCTACTCTTTCGACCGTCTGATAAAAGTTGAGCAAGGCTCCTCTATACATGCCTATGCGACTTATGACAATACCAGCAACAATCCCGAAAATCCCAACAATCCTCCCCAATTCTCTAGCTGGGGAGAACGAACCGAAGATGAAATGTATTTCCTTCCCATTGCCTATGTGGATTATGAGCCAGGTGATGAGAATATCGTTTTATCAGATGATGAGGATAGACTCTTTGTTGGGAGCAATCGACTATTCGATATTTTCCCCAATCCGGCAAAAGGAGAAATTCAAGCCAGATTTAAATTGAGCCAAAGCAATCGGGTGAATATGGCGATTTATAATGTGAAAGGGCAACTGATGAAGGAAGTTCAGTCTAATGCTCCCTTTGGTCCTGGAACTCATCAAATGCCCGTGAATACAGAACATCTGATCCCGGGGGTTTATATCCTTAAAATTGATGCTAAAGGTTTTGTTGACACACAAAAATTTGTCATAAAACCCTGA
- a CDS encoding redoxin domain-containing protein, which yields MKRLALSLTFVLSGFICSSLWAQGETSTSKAYLYIFLEEECPMCQYYSLTLRALHDKYAKEGISFTGLFPFSDSRTDKIQAFKEKYQFPFELKLDENQALARLFEAQITPEVVLTNAEGEIIYRGRIDNAYDRPGRRRRVITKHELEDALDDVLAGRDPEISRTQAVGCFISFQKP from the coding sequence ATGAAAAGACTTGCTCTGTCCCTGACCTTTGTATTAAGCGGATTCATCTGTAGCTCTCTGTGGGCTCAGGGAGAGACTTCCACAAGCAAAGCCTATCTATATATATTCCTCGAAGAGGAATGCCCCATGTGCCAATACTACAGCCTGACTTTGCGAGCATTACATGATAAATATGCAAAAGAGGGAATCAGCTTTACCGGCCTTTTCCCCTTTTCAGATTCTCGAACTGATAAGATTCAGGCATTTAAAGAAAAATACCAATTCCCTTTTGAACTAAAGCTGGATGAAAATCAGGCCCTGGCCCGTTTATTTGAAGCACAGATCACTCCGGAGGTTGTTTTGACGAATGCTGAAGGGGAAATTATATATCGAGGCAGAATAGATAATGCCTATGATCGACCTGGACGCCGGCGAAGAGTAATCACAAAACATGAACTTGAGGATGCATTGGATGATGTCCTCGCTGGTCGTGATCCGGAAATCTCCCGCACCCAGGCTGTTGGCTGCTTTATTAGTTTTCAGAAACCCTAA
- a CDS encoding SRPBCC domain-containing protein yields MKNFQVFFLILTIMANPSFTQAQNGKASTLKKTFSRETAVSIEIKADPAIVWSLLTNGSDITRWNSTITFFEGDIEEGNKIKLKSVVDEKRTFKLKVKEMIPEQKMLWSDGAAPFFKGVRKYTLRKTADGCIFEMREKIGGLMFPMAAGSIPPFDASFEQFAADLKKEAEEIERGK; encoded by the coding sequence ATGAAGAACTTTCAAGTATTTTTTCTAATCCTGACAATTATGGCAAATCCATCTTTCACACAAGCACAAAACGGGAAAGCAAGTACCCTAAAAAAAACCTTTAGCAGGGAAACTGCGGTGTCTATTGAGATCAAAGCTGATCCGGCCATAGTTTGGTCCCTCCTCACCAATGGTTCTGATATCACACGCTGGAACTCCACCATCACCTTTTTTGAAGGCGATATAGAAGAGGGAAACAAAATCAAGCTCAAGTCTGTGGTCGATGAAAAGAGAACCTTCAAACTCAAGGTGAAAGAAATGATTCCCGAACAGAAAATGCTTTGGTCTGATGGAGCGGCTCCCTTTTTTAAGGGCGTGCGGAAGTATACCCTTAGGAAGACTGCCGACGGATGCATATTTGAAATGCGTGAAAAAATCGGTGGCTTGATGTTCCCCATGGCAGCAGGAAGCATTCCTCCTTTCGACGCCTCCTTCGAACAGTTTGCGGCCGATTTGAAGAAAGAAGCTGAGGAGATAGAGAGGGGGAAATAA